The window GCGAACCGTCCCAATAGATGGCGAGGTCGGGCTCGTTGAAGATTTCATACGACGCGACTTGTCCCCGATAGCGTTCGGCGACGGCAAAAACGAACCGCCCCCAGAAGTTCGCGGGGTCGTCCCAGGGGCGGTCGAGATTGTTCGGCACCCACTTGTAGCCCACCAGCCGCGCCCAGGGGGGCGGCGCATGCACAATCACGCTCACCTCGAAGCCGGCGTTGCGGTAGGCGCGGATGGCGGCGTCGGTTTCGCGCCAGTCAAACAGACCGGGCGCCGGCTCGACGTCCCACCAGTTCACCTGATAGCGGATTGTGCGCGCCCCGGCGGCATACGCCAGCCCCAGCCAGGGCTCGCGGGGCGGCACAAGCACCAACCCAAAACGGGGGTCGCCGTCGGCGGGGGCTTGGGCGGCGACGGGTGCGGCGGCGTCGCGCCCCAGCAGGAAGAAGCAGACCAGCGCCGACGCCAACAAGTGGGCGAAGCGTCGCATGGGCATCAGGCGTCCGGTTTCTTCTCGCACAATTCAATCAGCACGCCGTGCGCGCTTTTGGGGTGAATGAACGCCAGGCGTTTGCCTTTGGCGCCAATGCGCGGCGTTTCGTCAATCAGTTGCAAACCGCGCGCCTGGCATTCGGCCAGCGCCGCTTCCAAATCCGGCACGGCAAAGCAGATGTGGTGCATCCCTGGTCCACGTTTTTGCAGGAACTTGCCCACCGGTGTTTCCTCGCCGAGCGGCACCAGCAACTCAATGTCGGCGTTGCCGCCATGCAGAAAGAGAACGCGCGTGCCTTGTTCGGGCACAGTTTCATCGTGCGTCACGGTCAAGCCCAGGATGTCGCGCCAGATGTGCAGGGCTTCGTCCAGGTCGGCAACCGCCAGGCCAATGTGGTCAATGTGGTCGAGCATGTGCATCATCCTCCGAAGTTGGTTTCAAATGCCGATGTGCGGCACAAGCACCTGTATGGCTTCTTCCGGCGTCGGTGTCAAGACGTAGGCGTCCTGGATATCATCGTACTGGATGAGCAGTTCATACGGGTCGCGCAAGCGTTCGCGCACCTGCTCTAGAATGCGTTGCAGGTGGGGGCGCACGTCGTCGGGTGAACGGTTCGCCCATAACTGGTTGACCAGGTGCGGCACTGGAACGGGAACACCACGCTGTTCCCACAACGCGCGCAACGTCTTCACTTGGAGCGGGGTCAGTGGTGGAATAAGCGGCTCGCCGTTGAGCAGAACGCGCCCGCGCACCGCGTCAAAGTGCATCTCCGGCAATGGCAATGCCGGCACGGGCAATTGCTTTTGCGGGTCGAATACAAGGAAATAGGTGCGCCCAATGCGCACCGTATCGCCATGCTGCAACGGCGCTTCCTGGTCCACGCGGGTTTCGTTGCGCCAAGTGCCGTTGGCGCTCCCCAGGTCGCGCACAATCCACCCACCCGCGCCGTCGGGTTCAAGCCAGCAATGTTGGCGCGAGACAAAGCGTTCACCAATGACGATATCACTTTGGGGGTCGCGTCCAATCAGCCAGGGGCGCGCGTCCAGAACAAACGTGCGCGCCCGCAACGGTGGGTTGAGTCCGACAAGTACAAGTGGCATGGCTGTTTCCTGTCTCTTTCAATGGCTGATGAACACAAACGCGACATTTGTTTTCATAAGTATAGCACAATCCGCCGATTTGCACGCCCCAAGGGAAAGCGCCAAATCAAATTGGCGTGTCTTCTTGCCCGTGCTAGAATGTGCGCGCACGGCGAGCCGCAAGGCCCGCCCTTTTCTTGCCAGACCCCAACGCATCGCGTGGGGAACGCACAAGGAGGATGTTTGGTATGGAATGGCGAGATTATTGGCGCATCATCGTGCGGCGCGGCTGGATTGTCGTCTTGCTGGCGCTGCTGACGGGGGGCGCCGCTTACATGATGAGCAAAGCGCAAACACCGCAATACCGTTCGTCGGTGCGGATTAGCGTTATGCCGGCGCGCCTTGACTGGGGCTTGCAGCAGACGGTCAAGCAGGTGATGCGCAACTACGCCCAACGCATCAAATCGGTGCAAATGGCGCAGACGGTTGCCGCCGAGCACCAATTAGACCTTTCGCCCTACGACCTGGCGGCAAAAATCACCGTCAGCCCCATCGAGTCGGACTTGCTGTTGCAGGTGGATGTGGTGGACACCGACCCGATGATGACGCAGAAGATTGCCAACGCGGTCGCCGAGGAGTTTGTGGCTGAAATCAAAGCCTTCAACCAGGAACAGCGCAAAGAAGACCGCGTGGATGTTTCCATTCTGGAATACGCCGGACCCGGCACACTCTTCCGCCCACGCCCCACCATCAACGCGATTGCCGGGGCGTTGCTGGGGGTTGTCATTGGCGGCTTGATTGTGCTGGCGCTCGAATTCATGGACAACACCATCAAGACCAGTGAGGACATCAAGCGCTATGTGGGCGCCAACGTCATGGTGCTGGGGAAAATTCCCCCCGCGGCTGACTTGCACGCCGTCAGCGAGCATGCGCCCCGCGCAACACGCCGACCCGCGTTGCGGCGATCCTGATACTCGACAAGAGGTGATGATTGATGAGTACACGCACGTCTTCGCTCAATCTCGTAACCGTCAAAGAACCGAACTCCGCGGCGGCGGAAGCCTATCGGCGGTTGCGTACCAATCTGGAATTTGCCGCTCTGACGGGCAAGATTGAAACGCTGGTTGTCGCGGCGCCCGGTCCCGGTGAAGGCGCCACCATCACGGCGGCGAATCTGGCGGTGGTGCTGGCGCAAGCCAACAAGCGCGTCATTCTGGTGGACGCCGATTTGCGCCACCCCAGCCTACACACCATCTTTGGGCTCCCGCTTGAACCGGGGCTGACCGACATGATGCGCCGCCCCGAACTGCTGGATGAACCGCCGCTTCAACCCACCGGCGTGGAAGGGTTGTGGGTGCTAACCAGCGGCGGCACGCCGCCCAACCCCGCCGAATTGATTGCCTCGCCCCAAATGCGCGCCATCATCGAAGCCTTGCGCGAACGCGCCGACATGGTGATTTTCGACGCGCCGCCCGTCGTGCCCGTCACCGACGCCAGCGTGCTGGCGACACGCACCGACGGGGTGTTGCTGGTGTTGCGGGCGGGCAAAACGCGCCGCGAACAAGCCGCCCGCGCGCGTGAACTGCTCGACCAGGTGCAGGCACGTATTGTCGGCAGTGTGCTGACCGATGTTGATGTGGACGTGGACGTGAGCGAATACTAATCGCCGACGATGCAGATACCGGCGTCATTCGTCATGCTGTGGCGGCGAATGACGCTTTTTTCTTGACAAACAAGGAGACAGACAGAAGGAAGGCAAAGGAGCGTACCATGAAAGGGCTAATTCTTAGTGGTGGTAAAGGCACACGGCTCTACCCGCTGACCTACACCCGCGCCAAACAACTCGTCCCCGTCGCCAACAAACCCGTTCTGTTCCGCGTCATCGAAACCATCGCCGAAGCCGGTATCACCGACATTGGGATTGTGGTCGGCGACACCGCCGACGAAATCAAGGAAGCCGTGGGACGTGGTCGGCGCTGGGGCGTCAACATCACCTACATTCACCAGGAAGCGCCGCTCGGTCTGGCGCACGCCGTCAAAATCTCACGCGACTTTTTGGGCGACGAGCGCTTTGTCATGTTCCTGGGCGACAATGTCATCCAGGGGGGCATTGCGCCGCTCATCCGCGAATTCGAGCAAAGCGAATGGAACTGCCAGGTCGTGCTCACCCCCGTGGACGAACCCCAGCACTACGGCGTCGCCGAACTCGACCCCGACACGCGCGAAATCATCCGCCTGGTGGAAAAACCGCGCAACCCGCCCAGCAATCTGGCGCTGGTCGGCATCTACATGTTCGACCACCATATCCACGAAGCCGTGAACAGCATCAAACCCTCGTGGCGCGGCGAACTCGAAATCACCGACGCCATTCAATGGCTGATTGACCACGGCTACAAGGTGCACCCCTACATCCACCGCGGCTGGTGGATTGACACCGGCAAACCCATTGACATGCTCGCCGCCAACGACCTGGTGCTTGAAGAGATGACCGAACCCGTCATCGAAGGCTACGTTGACCGCGACAGCACCATCCAGGGGCGCGTGACGATTCAAAAAGGGGCCGAAATCATCAACAGCGTCATTCGTGGTCCCGCGATTATTGGCGAAAACACGCGCATTGTGAATAGTTACATCGGTCCCTTCACCAGCATCTACCATGACGTTATCATCGAAGAGAGCGAAATCGAGCACAGCATTGTGCTGGAAGGCACGGTGATTCGCGAAATTCCACGCCTGATTGACAGCCTGATCGGGCGCAACGTGGAATTGACCCGTTCGCCCTACAAACCCAAAGCATATAAAATGACCCTGGCCGATAACTCCAAAGTGGGCGTGATTTAGTTCCTGCACGGTTGGAGTTGTGGAAGGCAGGCAATCTGTTTGGCAAAGAGGAGTTGAAGGATGAAAAACATTTTGGTGACAGGTGGCGCAGGCTTCATTGGCTGCAATTTTGTGCGCCACATGCTCAACAAATACGACGACTACCGCATTGTGGTCTTCGACAAATTGACCTACGCGGGGCGGCTGGAAAACCTGCACGACGTGATGGACCACCCCCGTTTTGCCTTTGTGCGCGGCGATATTTGCGACGCCGAAGCGGTGGAGCGCACCATCCGCGAATATGACATTGATACCATCGTCAACTTTGCCGCCGAAACGCATGTTGACCGTTCCATCATGAACCCCGGTGCGTTCGTGCAGACGGACGTCATCGGCACCTACACGCTGCTGGAAGCCGCCCGCAAGTTCGGGCTGGAACGCTACCACCAAAT of the Ardenticatena maritima genome contains:
- a CDS encoding FHA domain-containing protein, which gives rise to MPLVLVGLNPPLRARTFVLDARPWLIGRDPQSDIVIGERFVSRQHCWLEPDGAGGWIVRDLGSANGTWRNETRVDQEAPLQHGDTVRIGRTYFLVFDPQKQLPVPALPLPEMHFDAVRGRVLLNGEPLIPPLTPLQVKTLRALWEQRGVPVPVPHLVNQLWANRSPDDVRPHLQRILEQVRERLRDPYELLIQYDDIQDAYVLTPTPEEAIQVLVPHIGI
- a CDS encoding glucose-1-phosphate thymidylyltransferase, which encodes MKGLILSGGKGTRLYPLTYTRAKQLVPVANKPVLFRVIETIAEAGITDIGIVVGDTADEIKEAVGRGRRWGVNITYIHQEAPLGLAHAVKISRDFLGDERFVMFLGDNVIQGGIAPLIREFEQSEWNCQVVLTPVDEPQHYGVAELDPDTREIIRLVEKPRNPPSNLALVGIYMFDHHIHEAVNSIKPSWRGELEITDAIQWLIDHGYKVHPYIHRGWWIDTGKPIDMLAANDLVLEEMTEPVIEGYVDRDSTIQGRVTIQKGAEIINSVIRGPAIIGENTRIVNSYIGPFTSIYHDVIIEESEIEHSIVLEGTVIREIPRLIDSLIGRNVELTRSPYKPKAYKMTLADNSKVGVI
- the mce gene encoding methylmalonyl-CoA epimerase — protein: MLDHIDHIGLAVADLDEALHIWRDILGLTVTHDETVPEQGTRVLFLHGGNADIELLVPLGEETPVGKFLQKRGPGMHHICFAVPDLEAALAECQARGLQLIDETPRIGAKGKRLAFIHPKSAHGVLIELCEKKPDA
- a CDS encoding CpsD/CapB family tyrosine-protein kinase, with the translated sequence MSTRTSSLNLVTVKEPNSAAAEAYRRLRTNLEFAALTGKIETLVVAAPGPGEGATITAANLAVVLAQANKRVILVDADLRHPSLHTIFGLPLEPGLTDMMRRPELLDEPPLQPTGVEGLWVLTSGGTPPNPAELIASPQMRAIIEALRERADMVIFDAPPVVPVTDASVLATRTDGVLLVLRAGKTRREQAARARELLDQVQARIVGSVLTDVDVDVDVSEY
- a CDS encoding YveK family protein translates to MEWRDYWRIIVRRGWIVVLLALLTGGAAYMMSKAQTPQYRSSVRISVMPARLDWGLQQTVKQVMRNYAQRIKSVQMAQTVAAEHQLDLSPYDLAAKITVSPIESDLLLQVDVVDTDPMMTQKIANAVAEEFVAEIKAFNQEQRKEDRVDVSILEYAGPGTLFRPRPTINAIAGALLGVVIGGLIVLALEFMDNTIKTSEDIKRYVGANVMVLGKIPPAADLHAVSEHAPRATRRPALRRS